The Amphiprion ocellaris isolate individual 3 ecotype Okinawa chromosome 12, ASM2253959v1, whole genome shotgun sequence region AAtaagaaatgtattttagaaCCTTTGACATGCAACATGTAGCACATTTAGATTTGCTAAAAGGTTTAATTTGCATGAAGCAGTTTTTACGGCCTTATAAATAGTTTCAGGATATTCTTGTGGATAAAAGCAACAGCAATACTCCAACATGTATCCTGTTTTTAGAGTAAAAAGAGCTTGGAAGCATTGAAAACAGAGTGCAACATCTGGTGATAGTCTGGTCTTCTACCATTTTCTTGTGTACGCCTGCTTTTCACACAATCAAAGACTCTTGGTGCAGCTGAAAATGGTTTACACCGTTTGAATCGTGAAGACTGAGCTTTCAAACTCAGAAAAGGCCGACTGCAGCAGGAGTATTTCCACCGAGCCTGTAAAGGTGCTCCATGAAATGCAAGCAGCAGAAATGTATctttgaaatacacaaaagcAATTATCAGTCAGTCCATGAGATCTAAtggtttaaagtttgttttcagtACGATATGCAAGATAGtgcaaaagttgcaaaaatgaggAAGGTTTTGAAAACAATGTTTATATTcaaatttcatgtttatttcatttatagcAGCTTAAAAGGAAGAACAGGTTTTGCACTAAATTGCTTTACAAAGACATAGAATGTACGCAGGACATAATCATAAAGTGTAAGTGCATAACAGGTTTTggggaaataaaacaaaattgaattaGAACAcaagtttaaatgaaaataaatgtagttttaaggTACttctaaaaaacatcatattaatTAACTTCATAAAAAGTGCacaaaactaaatcaaattAAGATATTTAATAgatttgcacagtttttaagATATTTGGCAGGTAGGCTGATCCGAGcatcttcttctgtggtttcagTTTGTCTCAGTGTGTTCCGTCTCTTCATGCCTTCAGACTGACTCCATGTTAAAATCATTCTGTtattgtggctgattctggTTCTTTCTGACTCTGGCTGGATGTTGAAACTCGTTCTGCTTCAGGATGAATCTGGTGCCGATCAGAAGCTTCCTTGGTTTCTAATTTTAACGCTGCTTaaactgaaaaatcaaaatgtaaccTCATATGTTTGGAAAGTGTtgcagaaaagtgtttttttaaatttggttttagcCGTTGTTGTTGCAGAAGTTTAAAAACCCACAGAGGAAATGAACCTCTTAAATGGAGCAGTGAAGCTGTTTCTCATGAAACTGTGGTCCACACAGAAAAATACCGTCTCCTATTCTGTGTCGAGTCCTAAAACTCAACAGGAAAGCTGTAgttgtttaatatttattattactgtcATGGATATTATTTAGTaaatcctgtttgtttttgttttgctgtgaaaTTAAGCAGTTTGCCTTAATTTCTTCTCGATCATTCTGAAACCAAGCACAAaccaaatgttctttttaactcttcattttttttgttattgctttattgttggattttatttattctctaCACTGTCAgggattttattgttttcccatgtaaagcactttgtttatttaaaaaaaaaaaaagcttctccATAATTTATTTAATGACATTATTCATGCATTTAATGTGGTCTTATATGTTCGGTTAAAATTTCTCCCAATACCTGCTGATTCAGTGTGAGTTTCCACAACAGTGTAAAGTCATCTGTTAAATTTGTGTTATTTAGTTTGAGCTCTGACTTTCCAGCTCTGTCTGGATCTGATGGACATGCAGCCAAAGTGGAGGACTGGACCAGTGTGACCAGTATGCCCAGTATGAGCGGCAGACCGTTTCCTTCCGGAATCAACGCAGCAGAGAAAACCAGTGAACTGAACCTCAAATACCCacagcaggtaaaaaaaaaaaattaaaaaatgcatgaatattATCTATAAATACGGCGTGTTTTggaaaagaaacactgaaattgTGGATATTTATTTTGACAAGAGATAAAGACGTTGACAATAAATCAGTTTTACTTAATACTAAATATATCTAAAACCAGGATTGTTTAATTGCTGGTATTTTTCCATTTGCCTGCTCTGATTTGATGTTCTAGCTGCTCTGGATCTAAGCAGAGCTCTGATTGGCCAACGGTCATCCAGACATTCCTGATGTTTTCCAGCTTGTTTAGGAGGAAACTACAaacagctgttgttgttgtgaagaATAACTCTTCATCTTAACATATCAGAGCGCCTGGATTTTATTCATGGGTAGAACAGAATCTGTGTTCACTCAACTGCAGCCTCATTAGTGAAAATGGATATTTATGGAAAATGAGGAATTGTTTTGGTTAATGAGATTTGAGCGTGAACATTCATGAAACATGTTCACCTATATATAGAAaatggggcttttttttttaaagtgcacaTTTGTAGAGAGTATGGATGTTTTTGAAAACACTGGACATTTATGGAAAAAGAGGACAAtttaattttagtattttaaaattGAGGACACTTTTAGAAAGAGTGTATATTTGTGGAAAGGATTAGATGTTTATGGAAAAGAGTGGACATACACTaccttcaaaagtttgtggtcacttagaaatgtccttatttttgaaagaaaatctttttttttccaatgaagataacattaaatgaatcagaaatccagtctagacattattaatgtggtaaatgattattctacctggaaacagctgatttttaatggaatatctccataggggtacagaggaacatttccagcaaccatcactcctgtgttctaatgctacattgtgttagctaatggtgttgaaaggctcattgatgattagaaaacctttgtgcaattatgttagcacatgaataaaagtgtgagttatcatggaaaacatgaaattacctggatgaccccaaacttttgagtggtagtgtaCATACTGCATATGCAAAGTGAGGAGGTTTGTGGAAAGAGTGGGTATTTATCAAAACAGACaacttaaccctgtaagacccaaatatagaaaaaaagagcaaaaaataaaataaaacaaaaaatataaataataaaaacaataatatacaAACTTAAATATAggagaaaatgagcaaaaacatacatatgtgtgtgtgtgtgtgtgtgtgtgtgtgtgtgtgtgtgtgtgtgtgtgtgtgtgtgtgtgtgtgtgtgtgtgtgtgtgtatgtaagaaatttcaggttgttcataatgctTTCTAAAAAGATAGTtaatttaatgtgaacattgtcagaatgtacttttttgcactaaaacaaagggaaaagtttggtgttgttatttattggttattttgtcatgatttttctGGTGCGGCCCACTTAAGTTGAAGTTGGCctgcatgtggcccctgaactaagatgagtttgacacctctggtctAAAACATCTCAGATTCATGATCCCCAGAGGATAAATCCTGGTGATTCTGATGACAATTTGTACTTGAGCATCAACAGCAGGCTTTTAAAATATACTAACTGTGAATGTTCAAACCTCTTGTTTTGAATGgacttctgtttcatttttaggatttcagtaTAGATGAGGTGCTTTAGAAGTTGCCAtgtttttaatcttatttttgcATCCTTTTCCTCAGCACTCCTCAGGTCTGTCTGGTTACGTCTCAGCTTGTGCATATTCTCCTCCAAACCAGTACAGTGTGTACGGAGCTCCTGCAACCAACTACATGAGCCCTGGACACCACTGGCAGGCCCAGTCCTCCAGTCTGACTCCCAGTCTGACTCCCAGTCTGACTCCCAGTCTGACTCCCAGTCTGACTCCCAGTCTGACTCCCAGTATGACTCCCAGTATGACCGCTGGTTTGAGTCACTCCAGTCCTGCAGCACCACTGGAGGCTACAGATTTCCATCCTACAACATCTCTGAAACCTTCACAAAGAGAAGGTGAGACTGATTCAAGTGTCGTCTTTACATAGATTTCGTGTTTAGAAGATCtaatccaaatgttttgtcacagGAATGATAATCTACCAGTTGCCCGTATTACTAAGATGAAACTAAATGCTATTTTAGACTCTAAATATCCACAAATTGAGGACCTAAACGCCACCTTTCAGTGTCCTGAAATTCACAATTTGTAATCCATCTCATTGTTGATATTCAGTTGTATTTCAGGCGTTTGGAGGATGGAAACTAAAGCGGAAGTTGACTTTTGTGGCCTGGCTGAAAAGTACAAATCAGTCCTGTGCTTGAAGCTATAAAAACACATCGGAAgggatttattttttgcaaaatgctGCGTTTCTCCCCTCAATGACCActcgtgtgttttttttaaggagcAGGAATATCCGAGTTCAGATTTAAATGGTCCCAAATTACACAGGACAAGTAGCTCCTGGTTTTGATAGGAAAAAGAATaaattttagtatttatttagtGGGCTGCCTTGTTCAAAAATACATTACAAATTACACAATGCACCATATCTGCTGTGTAaactttatgtgtgtgttttgttttttaaattgcgACAAAACCAGTCTACTTTATgtttgattaattaaaaaaaatatttaaaaaaaaaaaaaaaaaaaaaacatttaagtggGGTTTTGATAACTGTTAAGAAATGTGTCACATGAAAAATGGTGATGTCGGttatttaactttaattaagtttttactaaaatgtttcaattttttgcaacaacagaacaaaacacacataaaatgtGTCACTGAAAGTCTAAAATAATGAGGCCAAATCTGATCTCCAACCAGCATGTAGCTTCAAGCCTCATTACAGCtgctcaaaaacacacagaaccagTTCCTGATACAGATCTACAAACATCATTTTTATTCAACCTCCCACTGAGCTTCGCAACCTGATTTTCAAGGAAGTCGTGGCCGGATGGCAGCAGGAAGCTTCCAGCAGAACAGAACAGCACAAGCAGAATAatactgaaaacaacagaagacgATGTAAGAAAGCCAAAGAAAAGATGAGCCACAAGGTAATTAATAGTATTAAGAAAGATAAAGTATGAGACACAGAgttattttccttctttgttAGGATTTCTTTCTCATCTCTGTGCATTTGAACTGATGGGTTTGTTTCTTGTTCTGTAAAAAACAGGAATCACTGTAGCACATTTTACACAATATTTCACTGTAAACTGCTATAAATCATCCATAGAAAACACAATCACTATAaactctttaaaataaaaaaaaaacaacagaaatttgCAGTGGTAATacaaaaatagaataattaaaaatactaaTATTTTTGTATCATGATCTCACAGCTCTTAATTCAAGTTAATTCTCCGGAGAAGCAGGAAGGACTAGGAAGATGGAATTTCCTGCTCATGATGAATTTGCATTTTGATTCCACAAATATGAATTTAATAAAACCAGACAAGTTTCAGTGATAGTTGGTTCGGAAaagattctttttttccctgagAATTAAGgttcacatttgttgttttgtcttgattttgcgGGTATTTGGAAAATCCCTTCTGTCTCAACTCTACCTTATCTAATTTGTCATCTTTTTGCCTTTCTTGTCTGagtcatttttgcagttttttcttgatttggacatctaatctcctttcagtaaaaaaaaaacagatctgcAAATATATAAATTCTGACTGTAAAGGTTGGATTATAGgaatccatccaccatccatcctttatctatacaccacttaatcctcactagggggctggagtctatcccagctgacttagggtgaagacaggggacacctggacaggtcaccagtctatcacaggactacacatacaGGCAGACAATCacacaatttagagttaccaattaacctcagcatgttttttggactgtgggagatgagaaaacccatgcatgctcagggagaacatgcaaactccatgcagaaagatcccaggaaggccgggatgcaaaccggggatcttctagctgcaaggccgaagtgctaaccactgagccactgtgcagtctgGATTATAGGAATATATAATGAACGTCCTCAAGATATAAAGAGGAAATAATTGTGTTCAGCAGTCTCTTGTCAGTTATGAATCACAGCAACAGTTGGTTGGTTGTAAATATGCTCAGATATCCTCCTCATGAAGGGAGgatgaaaagactgaaatatcGGCTGAAGAAGAATTATGTTTGATTTGGTTGCTGACTTGAGAAAGCTGATcctgatatatttttttctgttttctctgcagagcaacagaaactTCCCCTCAACAAGCACCATTACGCTGCTCACAGATTATCTTCAGCCTCGTGACgacatggaggaaaaaaacgAAGCTTCACTTTTCCCGTGCTGGAACTGTGTGAAGGAAAACGCTCCAGACCACAACTTGATTTAGTGAAGAAGAGGTGAaggaaggacaaaaaaacaaaagaaaaatcaaagaagcaaaaaaaaaaaaaaaacttaaaacaggatcagcttttttttccttttacctCTGATTTCTTAAACTGTACATTAAAGATGGAAGTTGCCACTGTGACGTCTCTGACTGGTTTATGGACTGCAGCTTTGAGGCCTCAAGTCTGGATTTTTGCCGTCACCATCTTGTTTTTTGGAAACACAATGTCATGAGTGAGCTGTGGATCTGACTAAGAACTTGAGGACGCTGTGCATGGTGAGACGGTGGCAGTCTTCCAATCACAAGCTGGCCTCGCTCCTAAACATACCCTGCTTTAACGTCTGTTTTCTCTAAATGGAACCATAAGttgcaaaatgaacatcatgctgtattgaaagAGACTCGAAACAAGTGGTTGAAACCATAAACATACCAGGAAAATGTTTGCCATTATAATAGATCAAGTGAAAAGTAGTGTCATAGACTTATATACGGTTAgagtcgcctcctgctggctgttagaaagaatgcaggtttgagACGCTTCCTGGTGGCTTCACTTTTCTGACCCTGAGGCTACGTCTGTCTTTTATGCAGTCTTTGCCCTGACCTGAAATAATCTGGCTCCACGgtttaaaaaagtttaaattgcATTGAAGTTGTATCATCTTGTAAAGTataatttatataataataagCTGCAagtatatttttctaaaaatgtgctTAATAAAGACTTAATCATGCAACATAGAAAGGTTTTTCCAGATGTCCACATGGAGCAGAGCTGGCAGTCAATTTCATAATAAAAAACAGTTTCTAGTTAAATATAGAACTTTTATGGAGTTGTGTGTGACATAAACAGACATGCTTATGAACTGAATGGGTTTTACAGAATCATCTAATTTTTTTCTAATCAGTCAGTTTTACCCTCCTGCTATTGAGGGTTAACATTAGTTATTATCTGCCTTAATATTAACATTAGAAGCTCACTGTTTAACTCCCACCAGCACAGTAAAATATACAGATAACCTGACATGGTAGTTCtggttttctttggtttttgtaatACAATCATCGTAGTATCAGCTGCTCATAGCAGTGAAAGTGTGACGTCTCCTCCAGATCATCTGCATTTACATAATCTGATTTATTGTAAATTAGCTGGCAAATTTTCtccactgaaggacaactttaACTCTGTCTGATCATCTCTTTTGTGACCTTGTTTCGTGTAGACATTTTGTCACAAtctatattttagtttttattgaaagcattttttgtaatgtttgtttAACCAAACAGCTTTACTGTTTTCTATTTCAATTCGTTAACACACATAGAGGCTGTATTAATCCAGGGGTCTGCAAATAGTTCAAATCATAGTTTATTAAGAGGAAGCCAGTGTTTTCCAGGTGTGGTGGTGATGTTGGATGTTTGCAATTggcattttcagtttgtttatttctcttaataCTTTTGTTTCATAAAACAGTTTGTTACAGGATTGTATCTGAAGGAAGACGTAATGTTTACCAGAGTAACACAAAATAGTTTGGCATAAAAACCACTCAGGTATTTTCTTTATTGCACTATGAGACTAGAGAGTAGAGATAAAGAATAATGTGAATCTCTCCATGTACCCGCTGTGTTGATCCATCAtagaagcctttttttttgttgagttaagtgtcagaaaatgctgaaaaggaTATTTCCGGAAACCCAAGTAAATGTTGTTAGATGTCAAGTTTGAGTTTTACAGTCATAAAAAATGGGAAATCAGCAAAAATCGACACTTGACATTGAGCAGAACATTGTTGGCAGCtttgctttaaataaataacttgAACAACGAATTATCAGCTCATCATTTCAGCTGTGGGACATTAGAGTAAACACATTTTAGAAAGGAGCTCATGTGCTTTTTGGAACTGTGAATGGAAATGTTCATGATCTCGCAATCGGTATTATATTGTAATGTGAAATTAGTGTTTTCACGGTTGATGTAtcttaaaaaatggaaataagttGTGTAAAATGGTGCTAAATGTGTAAAGAAATGATGTGATTAATTCGGTTTTTGTAGGTACAACTttgttaaatataaattatgTTTCTGCAGTAGTGtaaattcaaccaaaaaaacCAACCGAACCCGTCAAACTAAGTCCAGTTTCATGCTGTTGACTCTCCAGGTCAGAAAAGGTTTCCTACTggtaaacaacagaaaaagtcTGATGGTGTCAGATGATCCGTCAGCAAACAGCTCAAAGCAAACAGAAGCTGCCCATTAATACCTGAACAATCAGAGTCCTGCTGAGACGCAGAGTGACGGAGCAAACACCAGTTCATTGTTGAAAAAGTCTCTTTAGGAGGCATTTGAGTCCTTTGGGAAGCCAGTTAAGTCCTACTTCTCTTTTCCATTACCTGCTTTGTGCAGATCAGCAGCTTTCTGTCTGACAAACATCCACCTGGAGTCACTTCCAGCACGTCAGGAAAATTCTGGTGTCTGGATCCAACTTTTTGTATGTTTCTCCTCATTGTATGAATAATGATAACACTGTACTGACCAACTTTATTAACATTAAAACCTATTTTATTTGCAAATTATCTCACTTTATTTAGTCAAGGTAATCTCTAAAGAATTAGTTTGACTTCAAATATATAAAACAGATGTCAACAGCAGGTTTATGACTGTGTTTGACTCCCAGAGTGAAAAAGATTTTATCAGAAAACGTCCCAGCTGGCACCAATTTTGAAAACATTGCAGTAATATCTGATTGTGAGGTTCATTTGCGGAGAAATGATCGACAGatttaatattgaaataaaaaaatcaacaaaagggGTGTATTAAATTACTTTATTGCACAATCCCTCCttgtgtttccagctgcagcCGTCTATGGTTTTTATTTGCAGGTGAATCCTGCTTTGTGAATTCCTCACAGAGATTCGTGACTGAACGCTGGTTGATTCTGACTGGACGCTCAGCTGTCAGTGTACCGTAGCCTCGCACAAAGCCCATCTCGGGCTAATTATTGCACAACAACAACTACGCTTCATGTTGTGAGCATCGGGCATCAATTATGACGGCTTAACCTGTCAGACAGAGaatctcctcttttctctcaggTGATGGCAGTTTTCTCCTCGTCTGAACACAAAGTAATCCGTGTGTTTGTAATGCAAGAAGCtcctctgttttgtttattttatcataGTTGCAACCCTGTCTCAAAAGCTGAATCACAAATCAGTttcaagaaaaaacatttccattgCTTTCTGTACGATTTCCATCATTACAATGCAATGCACTTTTGGGCATTTTGTTTGACAGTTAAACTTTTTTCACATGTGATGAACAACATGATAGCAGAGCTTACATCACTTTTACTCTTTCAGACAAACCCACCCACAGTGCATGTCTTTGATGTTTGAGATTCGAATACAAAATAGTacattaatgaacaaaaaaattaatctaaactACTTGAAGGTTTATCAAACTGTCCGAATAACTAACAACCtggtttatttatgatttcctgAACACTGAAAACTCTCTCTATGTGTGATGATAATGTAACTTCTACTTTATCAACggtaaaataaaattatcttCTATACAGCCCTGAAAGAGCTCATAACTCAACCTGAGGCAGCTGCTAcctaacaaatgatttaactgaaGCTGacaaactgtgactctgtgtgaaaactcacctgtctgaggtgaaggGAAGCATCAAGT contains the following coding sequences:
- the pax1b gene encoding paired box protein Pax-1 isoform X2, encoding MRPCDISRQLRVSHGCVSKILARYNETGSILPGAIGGSKPRVTTPAVVRSIRDYKQGDPGIFAWEIRDRLLSDGVCDKYNVPSVSSISRILRNKIGSQSPHYESIKPGPAPLQYGHVYPYSSYSGPGAPTASRTGLPRSWHNILGFRAFMEPPALSGSDGHAAKVEDWTSVTSMPSMSGRPFPSGINAAEKTSELNLKYPQQHSSGLSGYVSACAYSPPNQYSVYGAPATNYMSPGHHWQAQSSSLTPSLTPSLTPSLTPSLTPSLTPSMTPSMTAGLSHSSPAAPLEATDFHPTTSLKPSQREVVAGWQQEASSRTEQHKQNNTENNRRRCKKAKEKMSHKSNRNFPSTSTITLLTDYLQPRDDMEEKNEASLFPCWNCVKENAPDHNLI
- the pax1b gene encoding paired box protein Pax-1 isoform X1 — its product is MEQSYGEVNQLGGVFVNGRPLPNPVRLQIVELAQLGMRPCDISRQLRVSHGCVSKILARYNETGSILPGAIGGSKPRVTTPAVVRSIRDYKQGDPGIFAWEIRDRLLSDGVCDKYNVPSVSSISRILRNKIGSQSPHYESIKPGPAPLQYGHVYPYSSYSGPGAPTASRTGLPRSWHNILGFRAFMEPPALSGSDGHAAKVEDWTSVTSMPSMSGRPFPSGINAAEKTSELNLKYPQQHSSGLSGYVSACAYSPPNQYSVYGAPATNYMSPGHHWQAQSSSLTPSLTPSLTPSLTPSLTPSLTPSMTPSMTAGLSHSSPAAPLEATDFHPTTSLKPSQREVVAGWQQEASSRTEQHKQNNTENNRRRCKKAKEKMSHKSNRNFPSTSTITLLTDYLQPRDDMEEKNEASLFPCWNCVKENAPDHNLI